In the Pleurodeles waltl isolate 20211129_DDA chromosome 3_1, aPleWal1.hap1.20221129, whole genome shotgun sequence genome, acgcagacgacacccagctgatcctctcccttatgAAAGACCCGACTACTGCCAAAAACAACCcacacaacggacttcacgccatctccaactggatgaaatctagccacctcaaactaaacaccgATAAAACAGAGAtcgtcatcttcggctccaacccctcagcatggaacaactcctggtggcccaactccctaggcactgcaccctcacccaccacccacgctcgcaacctggactcatcctggactccactctcagcatgactcaacaggtcaatgcaatctcctcctcctgctacgacactctccgcatgctccgcaagatcttcaagtagaTCCCCGTCaagaccaggaaaaccgtcacccacgccctggtcagcagcagattggagtaTGGAGTATAGCAACACCCTATATgtaggaacaacagccaagctacaATCCaagctacaacgaatccagaacacatccgcccgcctcatccttgacgccccgtgccgcaaccacatctccgccctcctcagagacctacactggctacccgaaCCGAAAAGgatcaaactcctgacccacgcacacaaggctctttACAATAATTATccagcctaccttaacaacagacttACCTTCCACGCTACCACACaccatcttcgctccgccaaccttgcttttgctgccatcccctgcatccgccgcaccaccgccggagaaagatccttctcacacctcgccgccaagacctggaactcactacctctccagctacgccagacccaggacctcctaacgttcaggaagcgcctcaaaacgtggcttttcgaccagtagcatcccctctccccagcgccttgagaccctaacgggtgagtactgcgctttataaatatactgattgattgaaaaTGCATGAGACTGCCAAGTTAATCAATGTGGAACTCAAAGAAAGACTTGCTGAAGGTTATTTCTATTGCCCTGCATTGTCTGAATCATGAAACTAAAATACTGTTGTGTGAATTTGGCCTACAGATTCTTGGTAGGAGATGGAAAGTAGAGTATGGGTTATTGGGTCTGTCTAAGTTTAAAGTGAAGTCAAGGCACATTTCAATTATTTCCATAAGTCTTTGACTATCCTTAGTGGCTGCACTGAGCATGTCATTCTGCTAGGCTATTGTCTTACCATTATGTCACATGAATAACAGTGGTCTCATTACTGCTACCTGTATTACTGACCATGCTTGTCAATTTGTTACATGCCACCTTCTTGAAACCAGACATTGATGGTTGACTCTCACTGTGTTTTACTGCTAGTCTGAAACTGAATACTTCTTTTATCTGGGCAATGATGGCACATCATGACCAACTATATCAACTTGCTGACAATGTAATGTTGTCCCTTTCAAAAACAGATGATAGCTGTATTGAAGACATTCAGGTATTTTTGGGACCACAAATTAGAATATTATGGGTCAGCTCTTTTCCAGACATAGTGCAAAATAAAAGTCCTGTAGTATTGTTTGGCAAAGTTCTTGCTTTAAAGCTACCACACAAATACATGTAGGGGTCCCTATTCAGAAAAACAGCTATTTGGAAATCAAATCCTTGTTTGACAATAATTGCTGCTTTTTACTCCATCACTCCATCAATCTCCAGTATCCCAGAGCAAATGCTAGAGCCCACTGTGATGAACCTAAGCAGCTGAACACTGAAGCTCGCCCTCTATATTGGGAGTAATGAGCAGCTCTTCTGAAACTCCCAATCAATACAAATTCACCAATGGACACCTTTTTCCACATCTTCTCTCCATGTTCAAAAACAGGCAATGCTTTTGTTTCTAGTACTAGACACTTGGGATAGGTGTTATTTCTATCTGCTGAGACAGAATGTGCTAATTTGCCCTCTGGTCTGAGGGGAtgagaaaatatattttagtagaACACAGTTACAACTGGTATGATTTCAGAAAGGTATAAATACTTGGTCACCAAATATGTTTCACCCCATTTCTGATCTTTTTCTTGGCCACAAAGATTATTCACGAAGACTTCTTATTCGACTAGTCATACATCAAGAAACATCACTAGATTCATTTGCAAAAAAACTCTACCTGAGAGTTTGATTCGATTACCACTGCCAGTTGCCCTATTCCTAGTGCTGTGATGAAAATCCAACATGAGAAATATCACGTGTGCAGCTAATTTACTTTTAGCACAAATTCGCTTTTGTGCTGAGCTATGTGGGGTAACGTATGAACACTGTTTGTGACTGCTATTTGTGCACAATTCTTCACCTCAAGGTAAAAGTAAACCAAATATTTTGTGAGGGCTCTGCTTTCTATTCATTAGCCATCCTCCTTCCCATACAATGCACATTTGTTAGATCAGCTTCACTGTTTATTTATTGCCACTTAAGATGTGTTTATCAATCAGATCATCAAAATATGGCGAAAGTGATCTACCTAATGGTATATTTCACATATTGACCAATTTATACCTTAACACCCAGGTCAAGGCTCGAGGACCAGTATTTACATAGTCCACCTCAGAGTTTCTTCCAATCTGGGTATACCGCAGGGATAGATCCTTGCCATAACCCTGTTTATTGCGTCATTGACATAATAATACACAATCTTTTCTACTGTCTCTTGGAGGGTTAAAGGCCAGGACAGTATTCTACGCTGACAGTCTCATGCTatgtgacaaaagtgcagtgagttTACAAAGTTTGATAAACATATTTTCAATCTATGTGCAGGAGAATGCTCTAAAGGTTATCCAGTCTAAATGCCAAATAATCGTCTTTACAAAGAGTTCTTGTTGTTTGACAGTAAATTAGGCTTGACTCCAAATTCAAAAACCGCTCTCTAGCCATTGTTGTGCAACGTTTTACAACAATTTAAACATTATTACAGAGGATATTCTTAACCACAGCTAGTTAAGATTTAAAATACTAAAGTAACTCCTGTTGGTACAGCTGGCTTCCCAAACAGCAATGAATAAATTGGTTGATTTATTTGGAAAACCCTCTGTAAAAACTCTTTGAGCTCTTGGAGTTGTGGAAATAAACTTTCAAAGGGAATGGCCTatatttgtctacttgggcattgcTTTATGTGGTACTTTCATCTGAGCATAAAGACATCTGACTATTactgttttttaatgtttaaagAGGTCATGATGGCTAAGCATGTGCAGAGATGCATTTGCTGCTTTGGATGCATTCCCGGGGAATGACAGAAAACATTTTGAACCCCTTAATTTTCTTCAGTATGTTTAAGTCAATGATGATGCAATTTGTATTTGTTGATTGTGAAACTATAATTGCAAGATACTATTTGTTAAAGCCAACAAAGTTTAATATAAAAAATGTGATGTCATGATGATCAATTGTAATCACCTACGGTTggaaaatgcttctttttgcatacCCCCCCcaaatttttggactgatgctgctgtttgttTCTGCTCTGTGCACTGGCcctctgttaaccaggccccagtgcacgTGCTTTTATTCTTCCTAAAACATGTTGCAATTGACTGtgctcctaattggcacatttaacttacctataagtccctagtatatggtataaagTGACTCTGGGGCTCTAAGTTAAATAATGTATATTACAACACACACTGTGCTACCACTAGAGCGGCAGTACACAACATGACGGCAGGCCTGCTACTGTGGTCTAGTTGTACTGTTCAATTTCACCCTATCACAATtaccccttttgacaggccaaaaacctgccttttaaatattaataagtcatccaTTAAGTAGGCCTTAATGcccaataaggcagggtgcatggttttcATAGGAGGGCAGGTAAAAGCCTAATATAAAATGTGTCCTTTCCGTGACAATGCCGCGAAAgcctttttcactattgcaggatTAGCTGTTCAATAGGCAAGCGTGGGAATATAATACTAAATTTAAAACGTGTAATCTCCGCCTAAAGGTGGACTTGTATTATATATTTCGCAAAAGGTACTTTTTAAAAGTCACCTCTTACTTGCCTACAGTTCCAACTCCACCCACAAGCCAgtgctaggcataaatgtggcacctgtctgcaccctcctcagaacactactggatgtgcggaagacagaagaaagattcCACCTGTTTTGGAGACCAGTGAGGAGACCTGAGAGGTTGAGATTTCTCCTACTTTGACTCAGGATAAAAAAGAGGACTCCAAGGTTCATTTGTCTGACCACCTGTTAAGATATAGGGACAGATCAAACTCCAAGAAGCCTTTTTCCCAAAAGGCCCAGCTGTCCTGTTCTAACTGGACCTGCCCTGAAACTGCTCATGGCttatgctggagtgagtcttgaatcCCAAGTGCTTTTGCTGAGGTGCTAGGTCACTTGGCTGTGTCACAGTTTACTCCTCCTAAGATTGTAAACAACCTGGAACCTAAAATCCTTTTACTAACATTTTTCTTGGAGAACCATCAAGGTTTCCAAACCACACACCCAAACATGACCAACCTGCCAGCCGGTCCACCGAGGGTGCATCACCAGTGGGCCAAACTTTACTATAACTTTGACTACATTCGGAGGCACCAGTACCAACCGGAATCCAAAAACATCCAACCCTTCTTAACCACAGCCTGCACTCTTGACCTGCTGCAGGAAACCAATTTCCTGCAGAGTCTAAGTCAAGATCCGATTGATGTTATTAACTTCCTGGGTATGAACGCCAGACTTGGCCTTCTCAGAAGGGCTTTTCTCGCCCTCCCTGGCGGTTTCACTAAGGCTTCATGCTTCATTTACCCATCGTTGACGAGCCCATCACCCAGCAGCTTTGCCCAGCTAAAGAATCTTGTTTCTCTGAAATCTTCTAAGTGTGAAAGTAATATTCTGACCAGAGCAAATCCAACCTGTTTATTTTATTGAACCTGAgcttcattgtggtcagccttaatcCTTGCCCTTGTCCTGGTCTAGTGTGCCCAGTTGCCAACAGGTAGCTATTTGGCAATATTCttatttaaaacttcatatctctggCTACTCCTGTTAGATTTGTGTCATTCATGTGtccttttgttcattaaattattctctatttttacaaattggagtAGAatatttattatgttgtgtttttgagAATCAAATTCTCTAGTACgtttaaatgttttacatattttcttaagttaaggctgtttgctctgtgccatatcTACCAGGCAGTGTGCTCAGGTTTGAATTATTAAAACCTTTACTTGATGGAACCAGAATAGTGCCAATGTTACTTTTGGTCGGCTActgtccaccccaactaataatccactttctcagacCTTCTTCTTCATGAATTGATAGAAGGTGGACATGGCAGAATTCCTATCTCCAGACAATAGAGAATATGTACGGTGGATGAAGAGATGCTGGAGCATTTGATAAGTGTTGGTATTTACTGCTTTAAGCATAGACACAGGCCTCACAAATAGACTAGTTGTTACTGCACAGCCCTATGTTGTagcccctgcaaaagaagaatgCACCACCAGCGAACCCAAACAGACTACCCTATTTTTACCATGATTGCTAAGCTAAAAGAAGTATGTGCCTTACACCAATATTCAAAATACCAACAATACAGGAATCATGAAGCTACAGAAACAGCTTGTACACAGGTGAGCTCAGGCCAATCAAAATGGCCTGCTGAATCTACCAAACAGATCACTACAGAGAAACATGCTGACATTCAAACAGGGGAGAAATGCATGTCAGTTCATTGTTGCTATCACTTTTGCAGAAGTACATAACAATAAACAGCAGATTTACCTGAACTCACTCGCACAATTTAGTTTTCACTTATTAGCATGATACCTAAGGTGTGTGCATACGCTCTATCCCGAATGGAAGGGGTGAGAAAGGTGAGAAAGATTTTTCAAAATACGGTGGTCCACTACAAATAGTCCGAGGCAGGAGAAGCGATAAGAGCCAGAGGGATATCAAGCTTTACACACTTCTACTTACACTGCCACAAAAATGAGAAGAGCATAACTGAAGCCTTACATCACACTTatgtatctttttattttccaaacaACATTTTTGCTTCCCTGTTGCATGCAACATAATTCAAGACCTTCAGAGCCCTCAAAACAAGGATTCGCTTCAGTTAGTGGCACACTCTAGATACACTTCAggtcatgttatgttatggtatgtgaaTTTATATAGCTCTCAACTCATTCTGGAGGGTGTCCTGCCTAATACATTATTTTATAAGTAGATAAAGATCAACCTTTTAATACAGCTATTGTTACATTTGGATGAAGTAATTGATTTCCATTTTAGTCCCATGTGTACAATGAATGCTTTTGACTGACTTTCATTTGAGTCATTTATAGAATACTGAGATAGTTTATGTcttttataaatgcattttcaGTGGTAAAGTATTGGTTATTAACCTTTTTAACCTaaagaaattacaaataaaaaaatcaagatagGAGTGATCTGTCATCGTGATTGGGTCCATTCCCTTATTAGTTTAAAAAGAAACTCACAATGTTATCAGCATTATCTGTGTTCCATAAGCCTAACAATAAGTATGATACAAGTTAAAGGATGAGTTATATGTACACATAAATGTGCGGTGGCACTGGGGTAAGTAGAAACACTTTTCGGGCCCTACAAGTAAGCTGGTTAACAAGGAAGAAAATAACACTCACTGCTGACACTAGCTTTAAGTCCCAAAGCTGAAATTCTTAATATGCAATGGTGAACAATCAGCGCTAGCTTTGGCTTAGCATCAACAATCCCCATCAAATGAGTTGCTACATTACTTTTGTGAGTGTTTGAAGAGGTACAATCGTGTGTTGCAGTTAGATTTGTATATCTTTTTAAGTAGTCTACACCAATTTTGAGTCTGCCAGAAGGCACAGTAATTTTTTCATTTAGTCAGTGCTGGAGATCAAAATTGTTGAACTCTGCAAGCATGGAAAGTGAAACAAGACCTATCATTCAGTTGCTTGTACAAGAAATGTAGTAAATGACAGCTTTGACTTTACAGTCTAATAATACATTGTGTTCACCTCGTGGCTTTTTATGCACTGTAAGGAGAGCTTTAACATGTTAATTTTTCCAAGTCATGGATCTACAAGGCAATGTTGGTCTTCATGTCTAGACCTGGTAATGAGGTGACAGGGCAATGCACTTTGAAGCATACCAATTGTTTAGTGCTTAAATGATAAATGATTGTATGATTTCTGTTTGTGATCCAAACGCACGGCATCCATACACCTTTATATTTCTTGGTATGTATGTTAAAAATGCCAATCTACGCTGTGATGCAATCATGGTTGTCAATAACACATAACTGAAGCATTCAAGCATACCCTTTGCAGGTAGTAGTCTGGATTTAACCCCTTACCctccatggacataatggttacgtccgtgactgcggcgctgaggcgccacagacataaccattacgtcctggtactggccagggcagggctggaaggggaatcgcttccccttcaacccctgacCCCTCCAGTAACATCTGAGGACGTCAGCAAGCGATCAcgttctgacctcatcagaggtcacctcctatCGCGCTGAAAGCATGCTTCCCGCgagatgcagaagagaaatgcttaccatttctcttccgctcgggagcaGGGGGCCGGCAGTGGCCTGAAAGGAAatgaaagcctttcctttcatgtctctgcaagcatttctgctgcccgatcgtaatgcgattgggcagcagaaatgcccactagacaccttgGAATTTTTTTGGGTGATACTGACACATAAGgtgagctgccccttgggcaagggccgctccccaggggggggaataatttttaggccattcctgcccccccgggggcagatcggcctaatataatgaggccgattaggccgatctgtccccaggagaggcagaaaacctctagacaccagggataattattattattatttgttttttaatatgttgggagcgacccctcaggcaagggtcactccctggggggccaaattatttttaggccttttctgcccccccccgggggtagatcggcataatataattaggccgatctgcccccgggggggcagtaaacccctagacaccagggataatttttttttgtttattttctttttttatttgtggggactgaccccttagacaagggtcactctccGGGGGGCCATATTACTTTTAGgttgaactgcccccagggggggcagaagccactagacacttaCGCATAAGGGGTGCGTCCCCTTGTGCAAGGGCCACTCCCGgaggggggaaatatttttaggccatttctgccagattggcctcatataattaggccgataatttctttttttttctttttgtttattgtttttttatatgtggggagcgaccccttaggcaagggacgctccctggggtggagcagaaaccactaccagggatttgttttttttaaaatatatttacgcaTAAAGGGAGCGGGCacatgggcaagggctgctccccaggggggcaaaatatttgtaggcattttctgcaccccctgggggcagaaacctctagaaaccagggatatataaatttattttatttactttatgtttttatgtatggggagcgagcacttaggcaagggttgtttccctggggggcaaattgtatttaggctatttcttccccctttggggtagatcagcctatttttgttaggccaatcttcccccatggagggcagaaaccactaggcaccgggaatttctttttgcgccaatttcGCGCAAcaggagcgtccccttaggcaagggtcgcgtcCCTGGgaagggaatttattttaggccatttctgctccccttgggggcagatcggcctatttctattaggccaacctgcccctaggattggtgtgtgttgtatgtgtgtgttttgtttggggggcagccccatgggcaagggtcgcttcccatgggggcacattactgttagccatagcagattagcctatttttggaagggccatctgcccccaagcagggcagaaagcccaccagagaccagggaagattttttttcaaaacaagaggttgggggtatggccaaataaatggggccacagttcttccgcccaccagtgggcagattggacaattatccccgatccacaccccggggggcagaacatctactggatgccagggaataaaaaaataaaaaaatagtggggtggtggctaccagccagtatgggcctggttatgcccccccaactgaagggggtaacagtatttcagctcttccccgcacattaaaacatcttattccaaggcaagcaagaggacatttgattattttgggttttggttttacatttgggccatgagagtttggccaactctcaaaatcgtctcacttgaaatagtgagggctgcactttttggactttgggacgctgccatgtataaaaatccacaagacctaggcacatctgaataCTAAACATCCGGTTtattccagggtggtatgcttcatatgcaccccacaccattttcttactcacaatgccctgcaaacctccaactttgctggaaatcacacatttttcccacattcttgtgatggaaccttccagaatctgcaggaatccacaaaattcctatcacccagcattgttcttatctataccaataaaaattctgctgcacttgtcagcctaaatgttttttccaaactgcccttttgtacccgctttcgttccccctcaatatcgacatgtttttggctcttccctgtcacaggcacttggcccacctacacaagtgaggtatcatttttacagggagattgaggggaacgttgggtggtaggaaatttgtcccagtgcggtgatcccacacagaaatgtacaaaaaaatagattttgtttagctaaatttgaggtttgctgaggattctggtaagaaaacattggagcatCCACGCATGTCACACTTCCCTAGactcccacaggtgtctagttctcagaaatgtctgggtttggtaggtttccctagatggctgctgagcccaggaccaaaaacgcaggtggcaCCCTCCCTCAAGAactggttgttttgtatttgataattttgatgcatccagatagtgttttggggcctttcctcttGCGGGCACTTGGCCAACCCACACAACCGAGgtgccatttatattgggagacttgggagaatgctgggtggaaggaaatttgttgctcctctcagattccagaactttctgtcactgaaatgtgaggaaaagttgtttttttggccaaattgtgaggtttgcaaaggattctgggtaacagaacctggtgagaaccccacaagtcaccccatcttggattcccctatgtgtctagttttcaaacatgcataggtttggtaggtttccctaggtgccggctgagctagaggccaaaatccacagctttgcactatgcaaaaaacagctctgttttctttgggaaaatgtgatgtgtccaggttgtgttttggggcatttcctgtcgtgggcgctaggcctaccaacacaagtaaggtaccatttttattgggatacttgggggaacgttgggtggaaggaaatttgtggctcctcttagattccagaactttctatcaccgaaatgagagtaaaaagtgtttttttggccaaattttgaggtttgtaaaggattctgggtaacagaacctggtgagagccccacaagtcaccttatcctagattcccctaggtgtctagttttaaaaaatgtgcaggtttggtaggtttccctaggtgcgggctgagctagatgccaaaatccacagctgggaattttacaaaaaacaactgttttccctgaggaaatgtgatgtgtctacgttgtgttttggggattctcctgtcgcaggcgctaggcctacccacacaagtgaggtaccattgttatcgggagacttgggggaatgctgagtggaaggaaatttgtggctcctctcggattcctgaactttctgtcaccaaaacgtgaggaaaaagtgtttttttggccaaattttgaggtttgcaaaggattctggcaaacagaacctcgtgagagccccacaagtcaccccatcttagattcccctatgtgtctagttttaaaaaaactgcacaggtttggtaggtttccttaggttccagctgagctagaggccaaaatctacaggtaggcactttgcaaaaaacaagtcagatttcagtgtaaaaatttgatgtgtccatgttgtgtttcctgtcgcaagcattaggcctacccacacaagtgaggtatcatttttacctggagacttggggggacacagaatagaagaacaagtgttattgccccttctctttctctacaagtgttccttccaaatgcaagacagtgtgtaagaaaacatctatttgagaaatgccccgtaattgacatgctagcatgggcaccccgggattcagagatgtgcaaataaccactgcttctcaccaccttatcttgtgcccattttggaaatacaaaggttttctttatacctatttttcactctttatatttcagcaaatgaattgctgtatacccggtatagaatgaaaacccattgcaaggtgcagctcatttattggctctggatacctagggttcttgatgaacctacaagctctttaTATacctgtaaccagaagagtccagcagacgtaactgtatattgcttcaaaaaacctgacatcgcagggtaaagttacagagtaaaacgtggagaaaaattgctgtttttttttaccttgcctTAAAGACATTTTCGTGCTCAAAAGTGGTTGCAACCAATTCTTATCAAGTCATTACCTCCTAATGTAAATATGTAGGTGTGTATATGTAGGTAGAATGTCTTAGAATGTTGCGAGCTGGGAGCATGTCTGTGGAATGTTGTTAGGAGGCAGTTGTCTGTCAGCTGGTGGCAAGTGGAGAGGCAAATAAAGACACGTGCATCTTCTACCAAGCGTAGTTAATAATTACAACACAAACCTCTATCGGTTTCCACCAGAACTGTAGAAGACCTCGCACAACGGTTTGGTTGCTATACAGTATTCTTGTAAAAAATCTTATCTGTTGCTttgttaataaataataaatatgtaaaagCAATCCTAGTAAACATTATGCATTTACCTTTTAGTGCCCCTGCTGTGTTTAGGGGGATTGAAGAGTTTGTAGTTGTTTGAGCCGTTGGCTTCGAAGAAGTTTGGGAATTTACCAGGATTGTAGTGTTTTCTGTGATAAGACTGCCATCTGTACTCTCCACCGTCGTCACACTTTCCTGGTCCATGGTGGTTGACAATGTGCTGTTTTCTGAAATGTTATATTGTGTTGAAGCTGAAAATGTTGTAGAATTGAGAACTGATGGTGTTGTTGAGTTCTCACTGCGAATGTGTGTAGTGTTAACCTGTATAGTAGTAACCGCAGAGCTATTTGTTGTGTTTGCTGTTAATGGCATAGTAGTAGTAAAAAAGGTGCTAACATATGAACCATTGTTTGTTATGTTTGTAGTGGTGGcatttgtgtttgtcagtgtggaTACAGCAGTTGGGGGAGACGAAACATATGACACTGAAGTCCCTGTTGCCAAAATAGTGTAATTTTCTGTAGCGGTTCCATGTGCTGGCCCAGTGGTTTCAAGGGAGGCTGTAGCACTGATGTCCTTTGTGCTGGTGTATGCGGTAGAAGATTGTACATCTGTTGTTGCTGTTCCATTGTGTGAGGTTGCAGTATAATTCCATTCGTGAGTGGTTGTGCTCGAAgatccatttgttttatttgttatagTACTAATTGTGTTTAGATTACTTTCTGCACTTGTGACCGCCATGGTGTTCTCACCATGAAGGCTCTTGAGTTGTAGAATAGACACCAGGAGAAAGAAATGAATCCCAAATACAGCTCTCATGGTTGTCCTATTTGTACTTCCTGATTAAAACCTAAAAGAGAAAAAACATGTTTAGCATGTGCACACCAAATTCAACACACACAATTGGTGCTAGCACTATGGGTGTCAGAAAGGGGAAATTATAAATCAACATAATTTGCAATTCATCAAGATCTCATTCAATCTCCCAAATTTGCCCCACCTGAAAAACTACTCTCAAAGGAccatgtatatatttaaaaaatgatctgCTCCATGTTTGATAGTGTCTCACATAAAACACACCTCCGATTAAACCCATTCTTTCACTTCAGTTAAATCAGTTTGCAAATCCCTCGAAATTTGGAAAACATACAATTAGTAATTAAGGAGCGCAGAGTGTTATCCTTTGTTAGCACAGTTGAATTAGCTCAGCAAATTCAAAAGTGCTTCTAAGCATCTTTGGTTGTATCTTTGGTTGTTgtacctttggactgttaaagccTCTTGTGCACCATCTCTTTTATATTGAAGTCACAGCAGAATAGCTGAGTCAAGAACATTGATCCAGGATAAACATGCCAAATTAATCCAACTCTCTATCCAATTTCTTGGCTAATAGTACATTTAATTAGCACCATCTACTTCAAGCAAATTCTCTGTTTTATCATCATACTGTGTGAAGAT is a window encoding:
- the MUC15 gene encoding mucin-15, which produces MRAVFGIHFFLLVSILQLKSLHGENTMAVTSAESNLNTISTITNKTNGSSSTTTHEWNYTATSHNGTATTDVQSSTAYTSTKDISATASLETTGPAHGTATENYTILATGTSVSYVSSPPTAVSTLTNTNATTTNITNNGSYVSTFFTTTMPLTANTTNSSAVTTIQVNTTHIRSENSTTPSVLNSTTFSASTQYNISENSTLSTTMDQESVTTVESTDGSLITENTTILVNSQTSSKPTAQTTTNSSIPLNTAGALKDAHTNGGVVFGAIIGSILGIVLVLLVVYFICGVRKPDAFTHRRLYEDIKNEPVLRLDDSVEPYDLRYGASSYHNPTVVDETEYRPTGNKLDFIPMDNLPSNHPSA